The Eleutherodactylus coqui strain aEleCoq1 chromosome 6, aEleCoq1.hap1, whole genome shotgun sequence genome window below encodes:
- the TBRG1 gene encoding transforming growth factor beta regulator 1, which translates to MNPTFSSHSSYHEAKMKTKKRSHKEKYRLKCLRLRRMAKAMIFENAALCDEIARIESKFTKAKEERRFLLKRLLQLQALSEDDPAGTHSSSLSLGFDMSGMSDGNLEMSLSSVVDDGAGKKMKKDRREKGKENKAEVMKKLSKKKRVGGGAPHRWVQPILLDPCGRPVFPIALDDLTVYSLGEIVSNRSNFHDKTAIYPVGFCSTRVYASMRSPDQKCLYTCQIKDGWSGPQFEIVPEDDPQNSIVGSSAAECHAILLKNICAVRGQIITSQEDAGEYFFGFTHPSIQNLIQSCPGARKCGGYKWVKFEVWKPGDGTMPQEVSENSPAINFEAFQRHAFPEMKSENVLAGALDLPEIHAAHDYISTYQEMFLAPSQLSRDIQHLKSPSAIQYSPPGSPD; encoded by the exons ATGAATCCCACCTTCTCCTCTCACTCCTCCTACCACGAAGCCAAGATGAAGACCAAGAAAAGGAGTCACAAGGAGAAATACCGGCTCAAGTGTCTGCGACTCCGGAGAATGGCAAAGGCTATGATCTTT GAGAATGCAGCGCTGTGCGACGAAATCGCCAGGATTGAAAGCAAATTTACCAAAGCAAAGGAAGAGCGAAG GTTTTTATTAAAAAGGCTCCTGCAGCTCCAGGCTCTGAGCGAGGATGACCCAGCCGGGACTCACAGCTCCAGCCTATCTCTCGGTTTTGACATGTCTGGAATGAGCGATGGGAACCTGGAGATGAGCCTCAGCAGCGTGGTGGATGACGGCGCAGGGAAGAAGATGAAGAAAGACCGCAGAGAAAAGGGCAAAGAAAACAAAGCAGAAG TTATGAAGAAACTATCTAAGAAGAAGAGAGTGGGTGGAGGAGCGCCACACAGATGGGTGCAGCCCATTCTCCTGGACCCCTGTGGTCGCCCCGTATTCCCCATTGCATTAGATGACCTGACCGTTTACAGTCTGGGAGAG ATTGTATCCAACCGCAGTAACTTTCATGACAAAACCGCCATTTATCCGGTTGGCTTCTGCAGCACAAGAGTTTATGCCAGTATGAGGAGCCCTGACCAGAAGTGTCTATATACATGTCAGATAAAAGATGGCTGGTCTGGACCCCAG TTTGAGATCGTGCCTGAAGATGATCCTCAGAATTCCATCGTTGGCAGCTCCGCAGCCGAGTGTCACGCTATTCTTCTGAAGAACATCTGTGCCGTACG TGGACAAATTATTACGTCTCAGGAGGATGCAGGCGAATACTTTTTTGGGTTCACGCACCCCAGTATTCAGAACTTAATACAGAGCTGTCCGGGTGCTCGGAAATGTGGAGG CTACAAATGGGTGAAGTTTGAGGTCTGGAAGCCTGGAGACGGGACGATGCCACAGGAGGTGTCTGAGAACAGCCCAGCCATAAACTTTGAGGCCTTTCAGAGACATGCCTTCCCAGAGATGAAATCCGAAAACGTCCTAGCAG GGGCATTAGATCTTCCGGAGATCCACGCGGCACATGATTATATCTCTACCTACCAGGAGATGTTCCTGGCTCCATCGCAGCTCTCCAGGGACATCCAACACCTGAAGTCTCCATCTGCCATCCAGTACAGCCCGCCGGGCTCTCCAGACTGA